In Paraglaciecola sp. T6c, the sequence ATTTACAAGGCCTAAGCTTATGGTCGCTTAAACAAGGCTACAGAGCACGGCCGCCAGCGTGCTTAACGATCTTTGATTTCAGTCGCCAGTGTTGGCATCGCCTTTACTCATGCTAATATTGCACTACAAACTCTGTAAGCGCTGTTAGCAAAGGCGTAACCTGTCGGTTAGGTACGTGAAGCTGATTGATGGGTAACGCTAAGGTCTAAAATTATATAAGGCTCCTTAGAGAGCTATTGGCCTGTTCTTTTTGTACATACACATCTGGTAAAAACGCAATTCCCTGCCCTTGCTTCACTAAGGAAAGCAGGGCAAGCATTTATTGCGCTTTCGGCTTTAGCTTTGACTTAGGCTTTCTCATCTTCTTGTTCGCTTGGTCCTTGCGCGCTATCTTCTTGTCCGCTGTCTTCTTGTCCCTCTTCCTGCTCTAACTGTTTAAGTTCTGGGCCATCGCTGGCTAATAGCAATGCAATCCAGCGGGTATCTTGGCCGGACTCTAGAGCGATTTTAACGATCATAGTCAAAGGTACTGACAACAGCATACCGACGGTGCCAAGCAACCAGCCCCAAAATATTAAGGATAGAAATACAACCAACGTGGACAAGCCTAAGCCACGTCCCATATATCTTGGCTCAACTATATTGCCCATCACGGTATTCGTCACAACAAACCCCAGCGCGGTTAAACCTGCGACACCTGGCCCTAATTGCACTAGCGCAAGTAATACCGCTGGAATAGCGGCGATTATCGAGCCAATATTTGGAATGTAATTTAATAGAAATGCCATCATCGCCCATAACAGGTAATGGTCTACACCTAAGAAATACAACCAAAGGCCAATCACCAAGCCAGTAGCTAAGCTTACGAGAGTTTTAATCGCCAAGTAGTTTTTGACCGACAGTAAGAACTTGTCTATTTGACGCATCTTCATGTTCGGATCGTCCAAAGCAATATGAATTTTACGAGGAAACGATTCGGCTTCAAACAGCATGAACACCACAATCAGAAGAATAAGCAAAAAGTTTGTTAGAACACCACCAAGGCTAGTTAATAAGCTAGTTGCCATATTCATAGCTGCGCCAGGGTCAAGATAAGACAACAGCTGGTCTTGATTAAGTTGTATATTGAAATCGTTTAAGCGCCCGATAACGAAAGAAAATTGCTCGACCAATTGTTTACGGTATTTTGGTACGTTTTCGCTAAAGTCATTCATAGATTGCCCAACAAGCCCCGCGAGCATAAATCCAAAAACAACGATAAGCAGTATAACCAATACAACGGATAACGCTCTTGGCACCCGATAACGATTAGCCCAGTTAATTATGGGGCTGCAAGACATCGCAATAAAAATTGATAATAGGAATGGTACGACGATTGTGCTTGCCGCCTTAACGCCTGCGAGAACAACAACAAGTGACGCGAGTATTAATAACACTTTCAGCGAAGGAGAGTATTTCATTTGCATGGTTGATGTCACCTGTATAGTGAGTGAAAAAAGATAGTGGAAAGTTAGGTTGTTTTATAGCCTTACGCTGTGTATTTAGTATTATGAAATATATCAATGACAACTTGATATTATCCGTGTACAAAACCTTTAAAAGATATTAACGTACTGATTTTAGGTTATTTTTA encodes:
- a CDS encoding AI-2E family transporter; the protein is MQMKYSPSLKVLLILASLVVVLAGVKAASTIVVPFLLSIFIAMSCSPIINWANRYRVPRALSVVLVILLIVVFGFMLAGLVGQSMNDFSENVPKYRKQLVEQFSFVIGRLNDFNIQLNQDQLLSYLDPGAAMNMATSLLTSLGGVLTNFLLILLIVVFMLFEAESFPRKIHIALDDPNMKMRQIDKFLLSVKNYLAIKTLVSLATGLVIGLWLYFLGVDHYLLWAMMAFLLNYIPNIGSIIAAIPAVLLALVQLGPGVAGLTALGFVVTNTVMGNIVEPRYMGRGLGLSTLVVFLSLIFWGWLLGTVGMLLSVPLTMIVKIALESGQDTRWIALLLASDGPELKQLEQEEGQEDSGQEDSAQGPSEQEDEKA